One genomic window of Acidovorax radicis includes the following:
- the rplD gene encoding 50S ribosomal protein L4 produces MQLELLNDQGQGASKLDVPETVFGREYNEDLVHQIVVAYQANARQGTRAQKDREQVRHSTKKPFKQKGTGNARAGMTSSPLWRGGGRIFPNMPDENFTQKINKKMYRAGMSAILSQLAREGRLAVVDSLKLDSPKTKVLADKFKAMNLQSVMVIADEVDENLYLASRNLVNVLVVEPRYADPVSLVRFKKVLVTKGAIDKLKEMFA; encoded by the coding sequence ATGCAGCTCGAACTCCTGAATGACCAAGGCCAAGGCGCATCCAAGCTGGATGTCCCTGAAACCGTGTTCGGTCGTGAATACAACGAAGATCTGGTTCACCAGATCGTCGTGGCCTATCAGGCCAACGCACGCCAAGGCACTCGCGCCCAGAAGGATCGCGAGCAAGTTCGTCACTCGACCAAGAAGCCTTTCAAGCAAAAGGGTACGGGTAACGCACGTGCAGGTATGACTTCCTCGCCTCTGTGGCGTGGGGGTGGTCGGATTTTCCCGAACATGCCTGACGAAAACTTCACACAGAAGATCAACAAGAAGATGTACCGCGCTGGCATGTCTGCGATTTTGTCGCAGCTGGCCCGTGAAGGCCGTCTGGCTGTGGTCGACTCGCTGAAGCTGGACTCGCCCAAGACCAAGGTCCTGGCTGACAAGTTCAAGGCGATGAACCTGCAATCGGTGATGGTGATCGCCGATGAAGTGGACGAAAACCTGTACCTGGCTTCGCGCAATCTGGTGAACGTGCTCGTCGTTGAGCCCCGTTACGCCGATCCCGTGTCGCTGGTGCGTTTCAAGAAAGTGCTCGTCACCAAGGGTGCAATCGACAAACTCAAGGAGATGTTCGCATGA
- the rpsJ gene encoding 30S ribosomal protein S10 has translation MSKQKIRIRLKAFDYKLIDQSAAEIVDTAKRTGAIVKGPVPLPTRMKRFDILRSPHVNKTSRDQLEIRTHQRLMDIVDPTDKTVDALMKLDLPAGVDVEIKLQ, from the coding sequence ATGTCCAAGCAAAAAATCCGTATCCGTCTGAAAGCTTTCGATTACAAGCTGATTGACCAGTCCGCCGCTGAAATCGTTGATACCGCCAAGCGTACCGGCGCCATTGTCAAAGGCCCCGTGCCTTTGCCAACGCGCATGAAGCGTTTCGACATCCTGCGCTCGCCACACGTCAACAAGACGTCGCGCGACCAGCTGGAAATCCGCACGCACCAGCGTCTGATGGACATCGTGGACCCAACGGACAAAACCGTTGACGCTCTGATGAAGCTCGACCTGCCCGCAGGCGTGGACGTCGAAATCAAGCTGCAGTAA
- the rplC gene encoding 50S ribosomal protein L3 translates to MSLSNSLGLLGRKVGMMRLFTDDGDAVPVTVVDVSNNRVTQIKTQENDGYVALQVTFGSRKASRVTKPEAGHLAKAGVEAGEIIQEFRVTADTAAQYQAGGSVAVTSVFSVGQKVDVQGTSIGKGYAGTIKRHNMKSQRASHGNSRSHNVPGSIGMAQDPGRVFPGKRMTGHLGDVTKTTQNLDVIRIDEARQLLLIKGAIPGSKGGFVTVRPAVKAKSSKGAN, encoded by the coding sequence ATGAGTCTGAGCAACTCCCTCGGGTTGCTGGGTCGCAAAGTGGGCATGATGCGTCTGTTCACCGATGATGGGGACGCAGTGCCTGTCACGGTGGTGGATGTGTCCAATAACCGCGTTACCCAGATCAAAACCCAAGAGAATGATGGCTACGTGGCCCTGCAGGTCACGTTCGGTTCGCGCAAAGCATCGCGCGTGACCAAGCCAGAAGCCGGCCACCTTGCCAAGGCAGGTGTGGAAGCCGGTGAGATAATCCAGGAATTCCGCGTGACCGCAGATACCGCCGCCCAGTACCAAGCTGGTGGTTCGGTGGCTGTGACGTCCGTGTTTTCCGTGGGGCAAAAGGTCGACGTGCAAGGCACTTCGATTGGTAAAGGCTACGCCGGTACCATCAAGCGCCACAATATGAAGTCGCAGCGCGCGTCGCACGGTAACAGCCGTTCGCACAACGTTCCTGGCTCCATCGGTATGGCACAAGACCCCGGTCGCGTGTTCCCCGGCAAGCGCATGACGGGCCACCTCGGCGATGTCACCAAGACCACGCAAAACCTCGATGTGATCCGCATCGACGAAGCGCGTCAACTGCTCTTGATCAAGGGCGCTATTCCGGGCTCCAAGGGTGGGTTCGTGACGGTTCGTCCAGCGGTCAAGGCCAAATCTTCCAAAGGAGCGAACTAA
- a CDS encoding (2Fe-2S) ferredoxin domain-containing protein → MSDTPSAPAAAPGYYQRHIFFCLNDRPNGENSCAHHNAQAGFDRCKAQVKAAGLAGAGKVRVNKAGCLDRCAAGPVAVVYPEGTWYTYVDDADIDEIVESHLKNGKIVERLVPPAELGR, encoded by the coding sequence ATGAGCGACACCCCTTCCGCACCGGCCGCTGCGCCCGGTTACTACCAGCGCCACATCTTTTTTTGTCTGAACGATCGCCCCAATGGCGAAAACAGCTGTGCCCATCACAATGCCCAGGCGGGGTTTGACCGCTGCAAGGCGCAGGTCAAGGCGGCCGGGTTGGCGGGCGCGGGCAAGGTGCGCGTGAACAAGGCGGGTTGTCTGGACCGCTGCGCCGCCGGCCCCGTTGCGGTGGTGTACCCCGAGGGCACCTGGTACACCTACGTGGACGACGCGGACATTGACGAGATCGTCGAGTCGCATCTGAAAAACGGCAAGATCGTGGAGCGGCTGGTTCCGCCAGCGGAACTCGGGCGCTGA
- the rpsS gene encoding 30S ribosomal protein S19 gives MTRSLKKGPFVDHHLLAKVEKAVATKDKKPVKTWSRRSMVLPDFIGLTIAVHNGKQHVPVYVTDQMVGHKLGEFALTRTFKGHPADKKAKK, from the coding sequence ATGACTCGCTCTCTTAAAAAGGGTCCATTTGTTGACCATCACTTGCTGGCCAAGGTTGAAAAAGCCGTCGCCACCAAGGACAAGAAACCTGTCAAGACATGGTCGCGTCGCTCCATGGTTCTGCCCGATTTCATCGGTCTGACCATTGCCGTGCATAACGGCAAGCAGCATGTACCTGTTTATGTCACAGACCAGATGGTGGGCCACAAGCTGGGCGAATTCGCCCTGACGCGCACCTTCAAGGGTCACCCCGCTGACAAAAAAGCGAAGAAGTAA
- the rplV gene encoding 50S ribosomal protein L22, giving the protein MSETRAVLRGVRLSVDKGRLVADLIRGKKVDQALNILNFTQKKAAGIVKKVLESAIANAEHNDGADIDELKVKTIYVEQGTTLKRFTARAKGRGNRISKPTCHVYVTVGN; this is encoded by the coding sequence ATGTCTGAAACACGTGCAGTCCTCCGGGGCGTCCGTCTGTCGGTCGACAAGGGCCGTCTGGTCGCTGACCTGATCCGCGGCAAGAAGGTAGACCAGGCTCTGAACATCCTGAACTTCACGCAGAAAAAAGCTGCGGGAATCGTCAAGAAGGTTCTGGAGTCGGCCATCGCTAATGCCGAACACAACGATGGTGCTGACATCGACGAACTGAAGGTCAAGACCATCTACGTCGAACAAGGCACCACGCTCAAGCGCTTCACCGCGCGCGCCAAAGGCCGCGGCAATCGCATCAGCAAGCCCACGTGCCATGTGTACGTGACGGTTGGCAACTAA
- the rpsG gene encoding 30S ribosomal protein S7, whose translation MPRRREVPKREILPDPKFGNVELSKFMNVIMEGGKKAVAERIIYGALELIEKKHPDKDPLEAFVVAINNVKPMVEVKSRRVGGANYQVPVEVRPVRRLALSMRWIKEAARKRGEKSMAQRLANELLEATEGRGGAMKKRDEVHRMAEANKAFSHFRF comes from the coding sequence ATGCCACGTCGTCGCGAAGTCCCCAAACGTGAAATCCTGCCGGATCCTAAGTTCGGCAACGTAGAGCTGTCCAAATTCATGAACGTGATCATGGAAGGCGGCAAAAAAGCAGTGGCAGAGCGCATCATTTATGGCGCCCTGGAACTGATCGAAAAGAAGCACCCTGACAAGGATCCTCTGGAAGCTTTTGTTGTTGCCATCAACAACGTCAAGCCCATGGTGGAGGTCAAGTCGCGCCGTGTCGGCGGTGCGAACTACCAGGTGCCTGTGGAAGTGCGCCCTGTCCGTCGTCTGGCGCTGTCGATGCGCTGGATCAAGGAAGCCGCCCGCAAGCGTGGCGAAAAGTCGATGGCCCAACGCCTGGCCAACGAGCTGCTTGAAGCCACTGAAGGCCGTGGCGGTGCCATGAAGAAGCGTGACGAAGTTCACCGCATGGCCGAAGCCAACAAGGCATTCAGCCACTTCCGCTTCTAA
- the rplB gene encoding 50S ribosomal protein L2 — protein MAVIKMKPTSPGQRAVVKVTRDHLYKGEAYAPLLEPQFQKAGRNNNGHITTRHKGGGHKHHYRVVDFKRNKDGIAAKVERIEYDPNRTAHIALVCYADGERRYIIAPRNLEVGATLLSGSEAPIRAGNTLPIRNIPVGSTIHCIELKPGAGAQIARSAGASATLLAREGIYAQVRMRSGEVRKIHIECRATIGEVANEEHSLRQLGKAGVKRWMGIRPTVRGVAMNPVDHPHGGGEGRTGEGRHAVDPWGNLTKGYRTRNNKRTQIMIVSRRKK, from the coding sequence ATGGCTGTCATCAAGATGAAACCTACTTCGCCCGGCCAACGTGCTGTGGTGAAGGTTACCCGTGACCACCTGTACAAGGGTGAAGCTTACGCCCCCCTGCTGGAGCCTCAGTTCCAGAAGGCCGGTCGTAACAACAACGGTCACATTACTACCCGTCACAAGGGCGGTGGTCACAAGCACCACTACCGTGTGGTGGACTTCAAGCGCAACAAGGACGGCATTGCCGCCAAGGTTGAGCGTATTGAGTACGATCCAAACCGTACGGCCCACATCGCTCTGGTGTGTTATGCCGACGGCGAACGTCGCTACATCATTGCTCCCCGCAACCTGGAAGTGGGCGCAACCCTGCTGTCTGGTTCGGAAGCTCCGATCCGCGCTGGCAACACGCTGCCTATCCGCAACATCCCCGTCGGTTCGACAATCCACTGCATCGAGCTCAAGCCCGGTGCCGGTGCCCAGATCGCCCGTTCGGCTGGTGCTTCGGCTACGCTGCTGGCCCGTGAAGGCATCTACGCCCAGGTGCGTATGCGTTCGGGTGAAGTGCGCAAGATTCATATCGAGTGCCGCGCCACGATCGGTGAAGTCGCCAACGAAGAACACAGCCTGCGCCAACTCGGCAAGGCCGGTGTGAAGCGCTGGATGGGTATTCGTCCTACGGTTCGCGGCGTGGCCATGAACCCTGTGGATCACCCTCACGGTGGTGGCGAAGGCCGCACCGGCGAAGGCCGCCATGCAGTCGATCCTTGGGGCAATCTGACCAAGGGTTATCGCACCCGTAACAACAAGCGCACACAGATCATGATCGTGTCGCGTCGCAAGAAGTAA
- the rplW gene encoding 50S ribosomal protein L23 yields the protein MSTLKFDEGRLMQVLVAPIVSEKATMVAEKSNAVTFKVLQNATKPEIKAAVELMFKVEVKGVSVVNTKGKTKRFGKTIGRRDNVRKAYVTLQPGQELNLSGEAA from the coding sequence ATGAGCACACTCAAGTTTGACGAAGGTCGTCTGATGCAAGTGCTGGTCGCTCCCATCGTGTCCGAAAAGGCCACCATGGTTGCTGAAAAGTCCAATGCAGTGACGTTCAAGGTGCTGCAGAACGCTACCAAGCCAGAAATCAAGGCCGCTGTGGAATTGATGTTCAAGGTTGAGGTCAAGGGCGTTTCTGTGGTGAACACCAAAGGCAAGACCAAGCGTTTCGGCAAGACTATCGGCCGCCGCGACAACGTTCGCAAGGCATATGTCACGCTGCAGCCAGGTCAAGAGCTGAACCTGTCTGGGGAGGCCGCGTAA
- the tuf gene encoding elongation factor Tu, translating into MAKGKFERTKPHVNVGTIGHVDHGKTTLTAAIATVLSAKFGGEAKAYDQIDAAPEEKARGITINTAHVEYETANRHYAHVDCPGHADYVKNMITGAAQMDGAILVCSAADGPMPQTREHILLARQVGVPYIIVFLNKCDMVDDEELLELVEMEVRELLDKYNFPGDDTPIIRGSAKLALEGDKGPLGEEAIMKLAEALDTYIPTPERAVDGAFLMPVEDVFSISGRGTVVTGRIERGVVKVGEEIEIVGIKDTVKTTCTGVEMFRKLLDQGQAGDNVGLLLRGTKREDVERGQVLCKPGSIKPHTHFTAEVYVLSKDEGGRHTPFFNNYRPQFYFRTTDVTGAIELPADKEMVMPGDNVSITVKLINPIAMEEGLRFAIREGGRTVGAGVVAKIIA; encoded by the coding sequence ATGGCAAAAGGTAAGTTCGAACGTACCAAGCCCCACGTCAACGTGGGCACGATCGGTCACGTGGACCATGGCAAGACGACACTGACGGCGGCCATCGCCACGGTGCTGTCGGCCAAGTTCGGCGGTGAAGCCAAGGCTTACGACCAGATCGACGCGGCTCCAGAAGAAAAGGCCCGCGGCATCACGATCAACACCGCTCACGTGGAATACGAAACGGCCAACCGCCACTACGCCCACGTGGACTGCCCAGGCCACGCCGACTATGTGAAGAACATGATCACCGGCGCTGCCCAGATGGACGGCGCCATCCTGGTGTGCTCGGCCGCTGACGGCCCCATGCCCCAGACCCGCGAACACATCCTGCTGGCTCGCCAAGTGGGCGTGCCTTACATCATCGTGTTCCTGAACAAGTGCGACATGGTGGACGACGAAGAGCTGCTCGAACTCGTCGAAATGGAAGTGCGCGAACTCCTGGACAAATACAACTTCCCTGGCGACGACACCCCGATCATCCGTGGTTCCGCCAAGCTCGCCCTGGAAGGCGACAAGGGTCCTCTGGGCGAAGAAGCCATCATGAAGCTGGCCGAAGCGCTGGACACCTACATCCCCACGCCTGAGCGCGCTGTGGACGGTGCCTTCCTGATGCCTGTGGAAGACGTGTTCTCGATCTCTGGCCGCGGCACCGTCGTGACCGGTCGTATCGAGCGCGGCGTCGTCAAGGTCGGCGAAGAAATCGAAATCGTCGGCATCAAAGACACCGTCAAGACCACTTGCACCGGCGTGGAAATGTTCCGCAAGCTGCTGGACCAAGGTCAAGCAGGCGACAACGTTGGCTTGCTGCTGCGCGGCACCAAGCGTGAAGACGTGGAACGCGGCCAAGTGCTGTGCAAGCCCGGCTCGATCAAGCCCCACACGCACTTCACCGCTGAGGTGTACGTTCTGTCCAAGGACGAAGGTGGCCGTCACACGCCCTTCTTCAACAACTACCGTCCTCAGTTCTACTTCCGCACGACCGACGTGACTGGTGCCATCGAGCTGCCAGCCGACAAGGAAATGGTCATGCCTGGCGACAACGTGTCGATCACTGTGAAGCTGATCAACCCCATCGCCATGGAAGAAGGTCTGCGCTTCGCCATCCGTGAAGGCGGTCGTACCGTCGGCGCCGGCGTCGTGGCAAAGATCATTGCTTAA
- the fusA gene encoding elongation factor G, with protein MARKTPIERYRNIGISAHIDAGKTTTTERILFYTGVNHKIGEVHDGAATMDWMEQEQERGITITSAAVTCFWKGMDLSYPEHRFNIIDTPGHVDFTIEVERSMRVLDGACMVYCAVGGVQPQSETVWRQANKYKVPRLAFVNKMDRTGANFFKVYDQMKLRLKANPVPVVIPIGAEEGFKGVVDLLKMKAILWDEASQGMKFDYAEIPADLQALAEEWREKMVEAAAEASEDLMTKYLEEGSLSEDEIKLGLRTRTIATEIHPMLCGTAFKNKGVQRMLDAVIDYLPSPVDIPDVTGTDEDEKPVTRKADDGEKFSALAFKLMTDPFVGQLTFVRVYSGVLTKGDTVYNSIKGKKERIGRIVQMMANDRVEVDEIRAGDIAACVGLKDVTTGETLSDIGAPIILERMVFPEPVITQAVEPKTKADQEKMGIALQRLAAEDPSFRVKTDEESGQTLIAGMGELHLEIIVDRMKREFGVEANVGKPQVAYRETIRKTVEEAEGKFVRQSGGKGQYGHVVLKIEPNEAGKGIEFVDAIKGGVVPREFIPAVEKGITEAVTQGVLAGYPVVDVKVTLHFGSYHDVDSNELAFKMAAIFGFKEGCRKAGPVILEPMMAVEVETPEDYAGNVMGDLSSRRGMVQGMEDIPGGGKAIRAEVPLSEMFGYSTTLRSATQGRATYSMEFKHYSEAPRNVSEAIMAARAK; from the coding sequence ATGGCTCGCAAGACCCCCATCGAGCGCTACCGCAATATCGGTATCTCGGCCCATATTGACGCTGGCAAGACTACGACGACTGAACGTATCCTGTTCTACACCGGTGTGAACCACAAAATTGGTGAAGTGCATGATGGCGCGGCGACCATGGACTGGATGGAGCAAGAGCAAGAGCGCGGCATCACGATTACTTCGGCTGCTGTGACCTGCTTCTGGAAGGGTATGGACCTTTCCTACCCTGAGCACCGCTTCAACATCATCGATACCCCCGGCCACGTCGACTTCACGATTGAAGTGGAGCGCTCGATGCGCGTGCTGGACGGCGCCTGTATGGTGTACTGTGCCGTGGGTGGTGTGCAGCCCCAGTCGGAAACCGTCTGGCGCCAGGCCAACAAGTACAAGGTGCCACGTCTGGCCTTTGTGAACAAGATGGATCGTACCGGTGCCAACTTCTTCAAGGTCTATGACCAGATGAAGCTGCGCCTGAAGGCTAACCCCGTGCCTGTGGTGATCCCGATTGGTGCCGAAGAAGGCTTCAAGGGCGTGGTTGACCTGCTCAAGATGAAAGCCATCCTCTGGGATGAAGCTTCGCAGGGCATGAAGTTCGACTATGCCGAGATCCCCGCAGATCTGCAGGCATTGGCCGAAGAGTGGCGCGAGAAGATGGTTGAGGCTGCGGCTGAAGCGTCGGAAGATCTGATGACCAAGTACCTCGAAGAGGGCTCTCTCTCTGAAGACGAAATCAAGCTCGGCCTGCGTACCCGCACGATCGCGACTGAAATTCACCCGATGTTGTGTGGCACGGCTTTCAAGAACAAGGGTGTTCAGCGCATGCTGGATGCCGTGATCGACTACCTGCCTTCGCCCGTGGATATCCCGGACGTGACGGGTACGGACGAAGACGAAAAGCCCGTTACCCGCAAGGCAGACGATGGCGAGAAGTTCTCTGCGCTGGCGTTCAAGCTGATGACCGATCCGTTCGTGGGTCAGTTGACCTTCGTTCGCGTGTATTCGGGCGTCCTGACCAAGGGCGATACGGTCTACAACTCGATCAAGGGCAAGAAAGAGCGCATCGGCCGTATCGTGCAGATGATGGCGAACGACCGCGTTGAAGTGGACGAAATCCGTGCGGGCGACATTGCTGCTTGCGTGGGGTTGAAGGACGTGACGACAGGCGAAACCCTGTCCGATATCGGCGCGCCCATTATTCTGGAACGCATGGTGTTCCCTGAGCCTGTGATCACGCAGGCCGTTGAGCCCAAGACCAAGGCTGACCAGGAAAAAATGGGCATTGCCCTGCAACGTCTGGCCGCTGAAGATCCATCGTTCCGTGTGAAGACCGACGAAGAGTCCGGCCAAACGCTGATCGCTGGTATGGGCGAGTTGCATCTGGAAATCATTGTGGACCGGATGAAGCGCGAATTCGGCGTGGAAGCCAACGTGGGCAAGCCCCAAGTGGCTTATCGCGAAACCATCCGCAAGACGGTGGAAGAAGCCGAAGGCAAGTTCGTGCGCCAGTCCGGCGGTAAGGGTCAGTACGGTCACGTGGTGCTCAAGATCGAGCCCAACGAAGCCGGCAAGGGCATCGAGTTCGTCGACGCGATCAAGGGTGGTGTGGTTCCTCGCGAATTCATCCCGGCCGTGGAAAAGGGTATCACCGAAGCCGTGACGCAAGGCGTGCTGGCTGGCTACCCCGTGGTGGACGTCAAGGTCACGCTGCACTTCGGTTCGTACCACGATGTGGACTCGAACGAACTGGCGTTCAAGATGGCTGCCATCTTCGGCTTCAAGGAAGGTTGCCGCAAGGCCGGCCCGGTCATTCTGGAACCCATGATGGCCGTGGAAGTGGAAACGCCTGAAGACTACGCCGGTAACGTGATGGGCGATCTGTCCTCACGTCGCGGCATGGTGCAAGGCATGGAAGACATTCCTGGCGGCGGCAAGGCGATCCGCGCTGAAGTGCCTCTGTCGGAAATGTTCGGCTACTCGACCACGCTGCGTTCCGCAACGCAAGGCCGTGCCACGTATTCGATGGAATTCAAGCACTACAGCGAAGCGCCCCGCAACGTGTCCGAAGCCATCATGGCTGCCCGCGCCAAATAA
- the rpsL gene encoding 30S ribosomal protein S12, with translation MPTINQLVRQGREVEKTNSKSPAMENSPQRRGVCTRVYTTTPKKPNSALRKVAKVRLTNGFEVISYIGGEGHNLQEHSVVLVRGGRVKDLPGVRYHIVRGSLDLQGVKDRKQSRSKYGAKKPKAK, from the coding sequence ATGCCAACCATCAATCAATTGGTCCGTCAGGGGCGCGAGGTCGAAAAGACCAACTCGAAAAGCCCTGCGATGGAAAACTCTCCACAGCGCCGTGGCGTGTGCACCCGTGTGTACACCACGACGCCTAAGAAGCCTAACTCCGCTCTGCGTAAGGTCGCCAAGGTGCGCCTGACCAACGGTTTTGAGGTCATCTCCTACATCGGCGGCGAAGGCCACAACCTGCAGGAACACAGCGTGGTGCTGGTTCGTGGCGGTCGTGTCAAGGACTTGCCTGGTGTGCGTTACCACATCGTGCGTGGTTCGCTCGATCTGCAAGGCGTGAAAGACCGCAAGCAGTCGCGTTCCAAGTACGGCGCGAAGAAGCCAAAGGCTAAGTAA
- a CDS encoding D-alanyl-D-alanine carboxypeptidase family protein — MKRILSALRSFAVFAAVAPAVFGVAHAQAPQPPEIAARNYILLDVTANQVLAAKDIDAPVEQASLTKLMTGYLVFDALRAKKITLEQKLPVSVRAWKMPGSRMFIDPKMQVPVEDLIKGMIVQSGNDATMALAEGVGGTAENFVKLMNDQAKAFGLTGTGYKNPEGLTEPGHVTTARDLSVIAARLMKDFPEYMHYYSTKHYSYPGTPASNGTNRNALLFRDPTVDGLKTGHTAAAGYCLVSTAKRDFPGVGQRRLLSIVLGAASENARANESQKLLNWGYTAFEAVKLFDAGKAAATPAIWKGTESTLKIGREEAIVVTVPSGSAGKITTQIVRPDPLVAPFAKGQSVGTLKVSLGDQTLAEVPLVALQEVAQAGVLGRAWDAIRLWIK, encoded by the coding sequence ATGAAACGAATCCTGTCAGCGTTGCGATCTTTTGCCGTTTTTGCCGCCGTGGCACCTGCTGTTTTTGGCGTTGCCCACGCCCAGGCGCCCCAACCGCCAGAAATCGCCGCACGCAACTACATCCTGCTGGACGTCACGGCCAATCAGGTTCTGGCGGCCAAGGACATCGATGCGCCGGTGGAGCAGGCGTCGCTGACCAAGCTGATGACGGGCTACCTGGTGTTTGACGCGTTGCGCGCCAAAAAAATCACGCTGGAGCAAAAGCTGCCCGTCAGCGTGCGCGCCTGGAAGATGCCCGGCTCGCGCATGTTCATCGATCCCAAGATGCAGGTGCCGGTCGAGGATTTGATCAAGGGCATGATCGTGCAGTCAGGCAACGATGCCACCATGGCCCTGGCCGAAGGGGTGGGCGGCACGGCCGAGAACTTCGTCAAGCTCATGAATGACCAGGCCAAGGCGTTTGGGCTGACTGGAACCGGCTACAAAAACCCCGAGGGCCTCACCGAGCCCGGTCACGTCACTACGGCGCGCGACCTGAGTGTGATTGCAGCGCGGCTGATGAAGGATTTCCCGGAGTACATGCACTACTACTCCACCAAGCACTACAGCTACCCGGGCACTCCCGCGTCCAACGGCACCAATCGCAACGCGCTGCTGTTCCGCGACCCCACGGTGGATGGCCTCAAGACCGGTCACACTGCGGCAGCGGGCTACTGTCTGGTGTCAACGGCCAAGCGTGACTTCCCCGGGGTGGGCCAACGGCGCCTGCTGTCTATCGTGCTGGGCGCCGCCAGTGAAAACGCGCGGGCCAATGAAAGCCAGAAGCTGCTGAACTGGGGTTACACGGCCTTTGAGGCGGTCAAGCTTTTTGATGCGGGCAAGGCGGCGGCCACGCCGGCCATCTGGAAGGGCACAGAGAGCACGCTCAAGATTGGCCGGGAAGAGGCCATTGTGGTCACCGTGCCTTCGGGTAGCGCTGGCAAGATCACCACCCAGATCGTGCGGCCAGACCCGCTCGTAGCGCCCTTTGCCAAGGGCCAGTCCGTCGGCACGCTCAAGGTATCGCTGGGAGATCAGACGCTGGCCGAGGTGCCGCTGGTCGCGCTGCAAGAAGTGGCGCAGGCGGGCGTTCTGGGCCGTGCGTGGGACGCCATCCGTCTCTGGATCAAATAA
- a CDS encoding alpha/beta hydrolase — MNAQTERLTLSGAQGAIEAVRDGAQLAGSATAPRGVAVIAHPHPLFGGTMDNKVVQTLARAFVQCGWTTVRFNFRGVGGTEGSYDEGRGELEDLLAVVEQVAPKSEGLPLALAGFSFGAFVTCHALAALWPEGRVQQAVLVGTAASRFNVAPVPLDAHTRTLVLHGEMDDTVPLSAVMDWARPQILPVTVIPAGGHFFHGQLPLLKSLVVRHLQSGA, encoded by the coding sequence GTGAATGCCCAGACCGAACGCCTGACCCTGTCGGGCGCCCAAGGCGCCATCGAGGCCGTGCGCGACGGCGCCCAGCTGGCCGGCTCTGCCACAGCGCCCCGTGGCGTGGCGGTCATTGCACATCCCCATCCGCTGTTTGGCGGAACCATGGACAACAAGGTCGTGCAGACCCTGGCGCGTGCCTTTGTGCAATGCGGCTGGACCACCGTGCGCTTTAACTTCCGAGGGGTGGGCGGCACCGAAGGCAGTTACGACGAGGGGCGGGGCGAGCTGGAAGACCTGCTGGCCGTGGTCGAGCAGGTGGCACCCAAGAGCGAGGGCCTGCCCCTTGCTTTGGCGGGTTTTTCGTTTGGCGCGTTTGTGACCTGTCACGCGCTGGCCGCGCTCTGGCCCGAAGGCCGGGTGCAACAGGCGGTGCTGGTGGGTACGGCGGCCAGCCGTTTTAATGTGGCGCCCGTTCCGTTGGATGCCCACACGCGCACGCTGGTGCTCCATGGCGAGATGGATGACACCGTGCCGCTGTCCGCCGTGATGGATTGGGCCCGACCCCAGATACTGCCTGTCACAGTCATCCCCGCAGGGGGGCATTTCTTTCACGGACAATTGCCGCTCTTGAAAAGCCTGGTGGTTCGCCACCTGCAATCGGGCGCCTGA